In Phlebotomus papatasi isolate M1 chromosome 1, Ppap_2.1, whole genome shotgun sequence, the following proteins share a genomic window:
- the LOC129799729 gene encoding nuclear pore complex protein Nup58-like: MSKFGFGTPTTTQPGAPGVQSFGTTTSVPSFGGFGATPAPNPTTQAGFSFGTTPAASSTGLSFGATPQPQASFGFGAPQTTSAPLNFGTPTPAAPSVPSLGGFSGLAATAAKPTPTTLSFPQTFGTNPTTSAPTLSFNAPTTSIGLNFGAPTATTSAPLFNFNTSTQPQAQPPGLLGAKTTGASFSFPAQSTTGVFGGVPTATTATTTQSVGLGGVDIATQPKTTEGTDAAKIKEAQLPQEIVVTVKGLEDHIKEQRKSSDIARNFDQKLKKVENETESVRRTLSEISNKIVKNYSAIKQLKAETNEAIQNAEMAQRTHETPNGLQFENTAPLKYFLDIIQKYENEMIVFRNQVELTEKHMYSLMTPQNSTADDLKRGLHQIHESFIALAGRLHEIHQRVEAQKEHYLNIRKFYLKDFTDVFEEAEKRDDPRDLSKISKGPTPFSTLTSINLGQTGVPHSAPNTQSGTSFGGLFGSSGGMSGGSSFFGGGSGGLFPGTTNESSFNLQKPPLGNKRNKP, from the exons ATGTCGAAATTTGGGTTTGGTACACCAACCACAACCCAGCCAGGGGCCCCTGGAGTACAGTCCTTTGGCACAAC AACGTCTGTACCTAGTTTTGGCGGTTTTGGGGCCACGCCAGCCCCCAATCCTACCACACAGGCTGGCTTCTCTTTTGGAACCACTCCGGCAGCAAGTTCCACAGGATTGAGCTTTGGAGCAACGCCTCAACCTCAAGCGTCAT TTGGATTTGGAGCCCCTCAGACAACTTCTGCACCTCTTAATTTCGGTACTCCAACACCAGCAGCACCATCTGTGCCGTCATTGGGTGGATTTTCTGGATTAGCAGCTACTGCAGCTAAACCTACTCCAACAACTTTGTCCTTTCCTCAAACATTTGGCACGAATCCCACCACTTCAGCTCCTACATTGAGCTTCAATGCCCCAACGACGTCTATTGGTTTGAATTTTGGGGCTCCGACTGCAACAACAAGTGCTCCATTGTTCAATTTTAACACCAGTACTCAACCTCAAGCTCAGCCTCCTGGATTGTTAGGGGCCAAGACCACTGGTGCTTCCTTCAGTTTCCCAGCTCAATCGACAACGGGAGTTTTTGGCGGAGTGCCTACAGCCACAACAGCTACAACGACGCAGTCCGTGGGATTGGGAGGAGTTGATATAGCCACACAGCCAAAAACGACTGAAGGAACGGATGCAGCAAAGATCAAAGAAGCCCAGTTGCCACAGGAAATTGTGGTGACGGTAAAGGGTCTTGAGGATCACATCAAGGAACAGCGTAAGAGTTCTGATATTGCGCGTAATTTTGATCAGAAGTTGAAGAAGGTGGAAAATGAGACGGAATCTGTGCGAAGGACCCTGTCGGAAATCAGTAATAAGATTGTGAAGAATTATTCGGCCATCAAGCAGCTGAAGGCTGAAACAAATGAGGCAATTCAAAATGCCGAGATGGCACAGAGAACTCATGAGACACCCAATGGGCTGCAATTTGAGAATACCGCTCCACTCAAGTACTTCCTGGACATCATACAGAAGTACGAGAATGAGATGATTGTGTTCAGGAATCAGGTGGAATTGACAGAGAAGCATATGTATTCACTGATGACACCACAAAATTCCACAGCTGACGATCTCAAGAGGGGCCTTCATCAGATCCATGAGAGTTTTATTGCCTTAGCTGGGCGTCTCCATGAGATCCATCAGAGAGTGGAGGCACAGAAGGAGCACTATTTGAATATCAGAAAGTTCTACCTCAAGGACTTTACGGATGTGTTTGAGGAGGCGGAAAAACGTGATGATCCCAGGGATTTGTCAAAAATCTCCAAAGGGCCAACACCCTTTTCAACACTCACCAGTATCAATCTCGGGCAGACGGGTGTGCCCCATTCAGCGCCAAATACTCAAAGTGGAACATCCTTTGGGGGTCTTTTTGGCTCATCTGGAGGAATGTCTGGAGGTAGTTCATTCTTTGGCGGAGGATCTGGAGGTTTGTTTCCCGGCACAACAAATGAAAGTAGTTTCAATCTGCAGAAGCCACCGTTGGGCAACAAGAGGAATAAACCATga
- the LOC129810215 gene encoding histone-lysine N-methyltransferase SETMAR yields the protein MSRQSSPDQRFLEFSDNYEHPDQGVDYIVENEIFSPSSEFTKSYEDLREAFNSYLSSSCACSDNDCTSDSCPHGKNYQLFVHPATSKTELVLNPSRSTKEFLCECSQFCKCPKSCKNRRVQFGPRDDLEIKCCEGKGMGLFTKSFIPAGAFICEYAGELLTESEARKRDVEPNPMKYLLCLNEISASANKIQTFVDPIRRGNIGRYLNHSCEPNCEILSVRVDSIIPKLGK from the coding sequence atgtcaCGGCAATCATCTCCGGACCAACGATTTCTCGAATTCTCGGATAATTACGAGCATCCTGACCAAGGAGTTGATTATATTGTGGAGAATGAAATATTTAGCCCATCGTCAGAATTTACAAAATCCTACGAAGACCTCAGGGAAGCCTTCAATAGCTATCTCTCATCAAGCTGTGCTTGCTCAGACAATGACTGCACTTCAGATTCTTGTCCACATGGGAAAAATTACCAATTATTCGTCCATCCAGCTACATCTAAGACTGAGCTTGTTCTAAACCCGTCCAGGAGCACTAAGGAATTTCTTTGTGAGTGCTCCCAATTCTGCAAATGCCCAAAATCCTGTAAAAATCGTCGGGTTCAATTTGGTCCTAGGGATGATCTCGAAATTAAATGTTGTGAAGGCAAGGGCATGGGATTGTTCACGAAATCCTTCATTCCTGCTGGGGCATTTATATGCGAATATGCTGGAGAATTGCTAACGGAGAGTGAAGCCAGGAAAAGAGATGTGGAGCCAAACCCAATGAAGTATCTACTTTGCCTCAATGAAATCTCAGCAAGTGCGAACAAAATTCAGACTTTTGTTGATCCCATCCGGAGAGGAAATATCGGGAGGTACCTGAATCATAGTTGTGAAccaaattgtgagattttgagcGTCAGAGTAGACAGCATTATCCCGAAACTTggtaaatag
- the LOC129799730 gene encoding mediator of RNA polymerase II transcription subunit 6-like: MMPGRLGMPIAQEPLWISWHDSNWIPILNPTNVMDYFSEKSNPFYDRTCNNELVKMQRQSLEHLNNMIGVEFILLHVQDPILYVIRKQHRHSPTEATPLADYYIIAGTVYQAPDLASVFNSRLLSAVHHLQSAFEESSGYSRYHPNKGYTWDFSSNKALADKSKTQAKKEPAPVKEEASSLFQRKRVDMLLGELIRKFPLPLPPSQQNPAHHQQTGNVNGNIKKEPETDTKPDISGQETTQTNGAGEGENGAPSNLLTEIKQENKSEMKPPPEKKMKFN, from the exons ATGATGCCTGGTCGGTTGGGTATGCCAATTGCCCAGGAACCACTATGGATCTCTTGGCATGACTCCAATTGGATTCCCATCCTCAATCCCACAAATGTTATGGACTATTTCTCTGAGAAATCCAATCCCTTCTACGATAGAACGTGCAACAATGAACTGGTTAAGATGCAGAGGCAAAGTCTTGAGCATCTCaa CAATATGATTGGTGTTGAATTTATCCTGCTACATGTGCAGGATCCTATCCTGTATGTGATCAGGAAGCAGCACAGACACTCTCCTACAGAAGCTACACCTCTAGCGGATTATTACATTATCGCTGGGACTGTTTATCAAGCTCCGGACTTAGCTAGTGTTTTCAATTCGCGGCTTTTGTCTGCTGTTCATCATCTCCAGAGTGCTTTTGAAGAGTCTTCGGGTTACTCTAGGTATCATCCGAACAAGGGCTACACATGGGATTTTTCATCCAACAAAGCAC TTGCTGACAAATCCAAGACGCAGGCGAAGAAGGAACCAGCTCCCGTGAAGGAAGAAGCCAGTTCGCTATTCCAAAGGAAACGAGTTGATATGCTTCTCGGAGAATTAATTAGGAAGTTTCCTCTGCCGCTTCCACCATCACAGCAGAACCCTGCACATCATCAGCAAACGGGAAATGTGAATGGGAATATTAAGAAAGAACCAGAGACAGACACAAAACCCGACATCAGTGGTCAAGAAACGACTCAGACAAATGGAGCCGGAGAAGGAGAAAATGGAGCTCCAAGCAATCTTCTCACTGAGATTAAACAAGAGAACAAGAGTGAGATGAAGCCTCCTCCAgagaaaaagatgaaatttaactag